In Bombina bombina isolate aBomBom1 chromosome 6, aBomBom1.pri, whole genome shotgun sequence, a single genomic region encodes these proteins:
- the LOC128664741 gene encoding olfactory receptor 6B1-like: MCHMNHTTFAKFILLGFPNFQVYNPLLFVIFLFIYILTLAGNLLIIILVCKSQSLRTPMYFFLTQLSMSDILITTNISPNMLRLVLNGGGIMHVSVCITQFYVYGSSATVACLFLTVMSYDRYLAICKPLHYSSIMDTRLRYNLVFWSWALAFMVTFFIVLLICNLKFCGSRVIDHYFCDLTPLLELSCSDHSIVEIVDFILAIPFTLFPFVFIIYTYVCIFLTILGITSTIGRQKAFSTCSSHLIVVSMYYGTLIIVYMIPSKGYTFNLNKIISLLYTMGTPFFNPIIYSLRNKDIKMALMKCTSWCKRL, translated from the coding sequence ATGTGTCATATGAACCATACAACGTTTGCAAAATTCATTCTTTTGGGATTTCCAAACTTCCAGGTCTACAACCCTTTACTATTTGTTATCTTCCTTTTTATTTACATCTTAACGTTAGCTGGGAACCTACTGATTATTATATTGGTATGTAAAAGTCAAAGCTTGAGAACCCCTATGTACTTTTTCCTTACACAACTATCCATGTCAGACATTTTGATAACTACCAATATAAGCCCTAACATGCTACGCCTCGTTTTGAATGGAGGTGGTATCATGCATGTAAGCGTATGTATTACACAATTTTATGTCTATGGTTCCTCAGCCACTGTAGCGTGTCTCTTTCTTACAGTGATGTCATATGACAGATATTTAGCAATTTGCAAACCACTTCATTACAGCTCTATTATGGACACCAGACTACGTTACAACCTAGTTTTTTGGTCTTGGGCTTTAGCATTTATGGTAACATTCTTCATAGTTCTACTTATATGTAATTTAAAGTTTTGTGGTAGCCGTGTCATTGACCATTATTTCTGTGATCTCACTCCTCTTTTGGAGTTGTCCTGTTCAGACCATTCCATTgtggaaatagttgactttattttAGCTATACCTTTCACTCTTTTTCCATTTGTATTCATAATTTACACATATGTCTGCATTTTTCTCACTATCCTTGGAATCACATCTACCATTGGAAGACAGAAAGCCTTCTCCACATGCAGCTCTCACTTGATTGTGGTGAGTATGTATTATGGAACACTAATAATTGTTTATATGATACCATCTAAAGGATACACATTtaatttgaataaaataatatCCCTGCTGTACACAATGGGGACTCCATTCTTTAACCCAATTATATACAGTCTTAGAAATAAAGACATCAAGATGGCTCTGATGAAGTGCACCTCTTGGTGCAAAAGGCTATAG